GAATATACGGCTTATCCAGTTCGTGTGCATAAACTTTAACATTAGTACCACACTCCTGCAAAATCTCAGGAAGACAGCCTATATGATCCACATCCTGATGCGTCAAAATCACAACTTTTAGTTTGCCGAACGACACTCCTACCTTTTCCATAGCCACGCGTAAATCTTCAATTTGCCCAGGGAATCCTGTGTCTATTAAAACAGCCATTTCTCGATCCCACAAAAGAATTGGATGAATAATATTCCCATGAAAATCTAGATGAAGCATTTCTACTCCCTTTGAAATTTCCATAATATCGGACCTCCGTAAAATTAAACTTTTACGCAAAAAAGCAATACTATTTTGTAGGTTTAGTTGTTGTCAACATCTTCTCTATAAATCACTCGACATAACAGAACGGTTCCCTGCCGCTTACTTGATGTCTATTGATTTGCACGATACTGCCCGTTAGTTGAATAACTTACCTTTTTTCAACGAACACCATGTATGAATGACCTTACGCGTATAGCATGTAGTCTATTAATTGAAAGACAGAATGAATCAAAGCCTTACAGTAATAATTAATATGTAAGTATAATGGTTTCGCTGACTATTTTTACTAATTTTCCTAATCAAGATTCTATTCTTAGAACCTTTATTCATTTCCCTAATTGAATTGATTCTTTAGAAAACGCCCGAATCCAAAAATTCAGGCGTTTCGTTCTATATTAGAAATATAGACAATCTGGGACACTATTTATATACCTATCCTCCCTAAATAAGGGATTTTGCATGAATCAGTGGTGTTCAATTCCAGTAATTAAAAAGTGATTATCCTTTTCAACTAAACTAAATTCTACATCCACCTTATTTTTCTGTTTCGATTTGGGATCAAGGTAATCATATTCTGTGCCGGTTATCCTTACAATCATTTTAGAGTCCTTTTTGTCCAATATAACTTTTAAATCTTCATCGATGCTACCTGTCCCACTTCCGAATCTTTCTGTGGGGATTGAAGCATAGGTCCCATCAGACTCCTTGCTAAAGAAGGTTGCAAAAATAGCCTCCGATTCTTCTGGTACAAAGTATTTATTGAGTCGGGCAATAATGATTTCCTTCGCTGTTTCGTCCAGCTTGGTGTTCGAGCTAAGCAGTCTAGTAAGATCATCTGTCCATGTTTGTAATTTATTAAACCAGATCCACTTGGAGATATCATCCTTCGTTTTAAGCACATGATCATCTAGTATTGGTGGGGAATACGGTTCTAATAAGGATATGACTAAGCTAACATTGTCCTTTGTTAAAAATCCCTCTTTAGACTCAGGGGTAGGATTTGTTGCGGAACGGACAGGCTGTGCGTCCTTCCCTTCTGGCTTGGCAGCAGGTTGACTAGAACCGCATCCACTAATTGGTATTGATAGGCAAAGGAAAAGCGTCAAAAACATTTTTTTCACAAAAGTTATCCTCCTTACTTCTTGTTATGGAAAAACTCAGGTTAATCCTAACCTGAGTTTTATACACCACTTATTATATTACAAAAATTCAAAAAATACATTTTTTAACTATTCAAGAGGAATCCCTAGTTCTTCCCGTTGTTCAGGGGTCATTTCTCTAATCTCCTCAATGCTGTAAAAAGTTCCTTCACTTAAATCAAGTTCACCATGATCTTCTATTTCTTCAAAATCTCCAATAAGGCTTTTCTTTACTTTATATTCTGGGAAATAATCAGATGGGTTCAAACGCTCATTTGAATGATTAAAACCAGAACCACTTCTCACTTCAAAATGTAAATGAACGCCTGTTGAATCACCAGTAGTCCCCATTACTCCAATTTGATCACCTTCTTTAAGCTTGTCGTTAGTAGAAACTAGTGGTTCTTTATCTAGATGAGCATACCATGTTTGGATTTTCTTTTTGTCAACAGTATGATCAATGACAACTAGATATCCATAGCTTGCACCCTTTGTCTTACTACTATGGAAGCCTGCTTGAACTACTTTTCCATCATAGGCTGCCATAATTTTATCTCCAGCCTTTGTACCACTCTTAGGAATAATATCGAGTGCTTTATGCTTGTCACTATAGCCCCGGGATAGTGTTTTTGATTCTGTTGGCAACGTTTTGGCATATGCAGAACTTACTCCAACTACTAGTGATAGAATTGTAACCAGTGCTATTGCTTGCTTTTTCAAATTCATCTACTCTCCTTAACTCTATTTTTAAAATCATAAGTTCATTATATATTAAATTACCAATATATCAATAATTTTCCAATAAACTATTTATTTAATTTAGATTATTTAAAATATTATAAATTTAAATACTTTATCTTAATTATGTCATAAACAACAACAAGATATTCTATGATGCGTGCATATTTATACTCCACAAAAAACAAAAATTCTCTACTTTACTTGTCTTTAGTACGATCCTCGTATCCATAAACTTTTCATATAAGAAATGGGACTGAAAAATTATGATTAGAAAGTATACTCTGACAGAAGGGCACCCTTTAAGAACCAGGACGGTAATATTACTTCGCTACATACTCAATCTTACAATCAACTCTTGTCCTTTATCATTTACACTCATCCATGCATTTATCTTGTAATCGAATCGTGTGAACCTTTTAAACCCATCCATTCATCTATCTTGTAGTACGTGCCATTAATAGTGACAGACTTGATTTTCCAAGCTGGCTTCCATTCGTCTTTCTCCCAAGATAATCCATACCCCTTTCCATCCATTGGTTTCTCTGTAAATAGATAAAACGTTTCCTTATCTCCCGCTTCGAAAATACCTTGAAGTGCTATAGCATCGGTACGATATTTATACCCGTACAGTGCGATACTAATATTGGCATCAGTGTCAGAATCCGCTTCTGAATCGGTTTCTATAATGACAGTATTTTTATACCCATCATCGTATGAAATACCAATTTTTTCAGGAAAGGCTGCCACTTTTTCTTGAACTTCGATAGGTGCAGCAAGTGATGCCATGGGGAAGCAGAGTGTAAAAACAGATAGACAAACTACTGAGACTAATTTTTCATTTTTTATCTTCCTTTCATATGGAATGAATTAGTTCGATACCAAAATATCACATATTTGTAAAATGATCTATGAATTATTTACTATTTTCAATATTTTTTCATTTTTGTAAAAACATTTCACGCATTAGTTATCTACTAGTGAAATGAAAATTTAGAATAATACAAAATTCATTAGGGTTACAATCATCAATCGTCTTGAATGTTACTCTTTCTGCTCATGAGAGGTGCTAAAACAATCCATAACGTATCTACCTTTATTCAATAGGCAATCACCCTAGTCACTCACTTAAAAGGATAAAAAAAGAAGCCCTCTTCAAAAAAAGAGCTTCTTTTTCTTTATAGTAGCTAGTCTGGACTCTTCCATTTTCATAGACATTGATTAGCTCAGCGGTTTATTGTTCCACTCCAACTTATAGGAGCAAATTCCCGCTTGTCCCCCTGCCATTACATACGGCCCCCTAATAGTATTCAAACGAATCATCGACAGTACGATTATTTATAGAATCTAGCGTTGCTCATTTGACAGACCCCATACCAATGATTTTTACATTCACCTTAATATTTACTCTTGATTTCTGGAAGTTGTCCAGCCAGTTCTCTTTCACCTTTCTCCATTGGGGATAGGTATACGCTCGTGCGTACATACCGAATCCGGCTGGATCAATTTTCGCTTTTTGCAGTTTGCGAATCATTTTAGAGAATTTTTGTTCCAGATTTTCTTCAATCATTTTCTCCAATTCCTCTGGTGATTCCATCACATTGAATGGGAATAGACGCTCTGAAATAGTAGCAGTGGAATGAACATTCACATCAAATATGAAGCGGTCCCTTTCATATCGAGCTTGCGTTGTTGTCTTGATGCTTTGGAGATTGACGCTAATTCGTTTCGTGTCCACTTTATCAACGGCTTGTCCTGGAGCATTCGGTAGGTGTAACGAAAAAGGAAATTCTCCCCTTGTTTTTTTTCGCAAGATATAGATCAGCTTGCCTTCATCTGAATCAACCAACATTTTGACGCGGGAATCTTTGTCCAATAACGCCGTACCGGCCAAGGCAAGCTCCTCCTCCTTGCGAATTACCGTAATGCTTGGTGTAATGCCATCGTCCTTCAATTGGCGATGGAATTCCTGTAAGGTGGTTTTGGTCGTCTCATTTCGAAACAGACCTGTCTCCACAAGGTTTGACAAATACAATGGTAAACGAGGCTTGTCTTTTGGTGTATAGTGTATTATTTCGTCAATGGAACCGTCATAATAGACGACACGCGCCGTGGCCGAGCTTTTCGTATCTCGATAGAATGGATCAAGCAATATCGACCAATCCTTCTGCTTGGCCAGTTTTTTTCCAATAATCACGATCTGTGTTTTGCCTGCCGTAGTCAAGCCCAAAGCCCGCTTATCGAAGCCTTCGCGTGCATGTCGCAAGGTAGTTGCACGAACCTCAAACTCTTCTTCCTTATCTTTCGCTTCTTTCGAGAAGACCGGACTTGAGATCCCGAATACCAAATTCCCGTCATCATCCAGATCAATCCCAATAACCAGTGTCAATGTCATATTCTCGATCGTCGTATAGCCACAGCCCGAGATGGGAGAAAGGGCGAACAGCATCATTACGATTATCAATATCTGGCGCATCATCGACTCGCCTCCCTCGGTGTCCACTTCTGGTAAACCTTGATGTATAGATAAAGTAGAACGGGCAGGAGATAAGAAACGATCAGGCCGAGATAGCTTGCCCACTGATTCCAGCGCAACGATTCAATCCAAGATGGCTTCAGCCACGAGGCAATCAAAACTGTTCCGATGCAGATCGCAAGTGCATACGGGCCGTGGTTTTTTGTACCAAATAGACTTGCTCCGCTGACGGAGGCGCAATAGATAAATGGAATTAACGATGTCGAAATAACAAATAGATAGATCGCCAGGAAAATGATGTCAAATCTCTCCAAGAAGCGGAATTCGATGAGCTTCAGCAGGTTCAAAACAGGTTGATTGTAATCCAGAATCTCCTCTGGACTGAAAAAAATAAAGCAAACAAGTGTACTGAACACATAAATAAGCATTGTCAAGGTATTGCCCAGCACGATCCCGTGAACTGCCAGATCCTTGCGGCGAAGATACGGATAGATGATGAATAAAATCTCAAATCCAAGATAGGCTTTCGTCGTTGTCGGCATCGCCTGCAGGATCGGTTCCCAGCCTTCCTTGATAACAGGAAGCAGATGAATGAAATATCCCTCACGCAGTGGTATCAGCAATACAGGAGCCATCCATATTGTTAGGAAGAACACAACCTCACAATATCTAGCAATAGCAAGAATATGCTTCCTCGCTGTTATGTAGGCAGGAATAACGATCACGAGCATAATAAACGGGATCGGCGTCATGGGCAAGAACCATGCCTTTATATACAGCAAAGTTGAGACAAATGTTGACCATGCCGAAAATGCGAAATGTAAAGTAATCAGCGCAATAAGTAGCTTGCTGATGATTTTGCCAAAGAGTCGTTCCAACAATTGAAAAAAAGTATCTTCCGGGTATTGCGCCATTACAGCCACCATAATGATGCTTAATATCAGATTAACCAGCCAAGACAGCACCAGCGCAATCCAGCCATCCGTGGAGGCTATCTCCGCAAGCTGACGTGGCAAGGACAGGACGCTGGTTGCCACTTGAATACCGTGAATCAACAAGGTGTACTGCATAAAGCTGATGCGGTATTTCCTATGTCCACTCAAGATGAATTGCCTCCTCCCGGCTTATTATTAGCTTGCCGTCGAAGCTGTTTAGGGTGAGATCCAGCTGGACGTCTTCTCATCAACCACAATGGAAAGCGTACGAATGTATCCTTCAGATCGGGAAAACGGATAGGAGCTAACGGGCTACCATATGAGACTCCAAGTGATGTTAGCGAAGTCAAATGAGAGACAAGAAGCATGCCACCGCTTACAATGCCAATAAAGCCATATAAAAAAGCAGTCAGCATCATCGGAAAACGCAGGAAGCGAATCGCAGTTCCCATATCATAATTAGGCATAATGAAGGATGCAATTGCCGTAGAGGCAACAACGATAACCATGATGTTGCTGACAATTCCCGCCTGTACGGCTGTCTGCCCGATAATTATACCGCCAACAAGTCCGACGGTCTGTCCGATCGGAGCCGGTAGCCGAATTCCTGCCTCTCGCATCATTTCCAGTGTTACTTCCATAATGAATGCCTCTAGAAGCGGATGGAACGGAACTCTTTCTCTGGATTCTGCGACTGACAGGATTAACTTAATAGGAATGACCTCATAATTAAAAGTAATGAAAGATATGTAGATCGCAGGTAAAAATAGGGCGACAAAAAAAGCAAAGAAACGGAGCAAGCGAATGAAGGAAGCATAGATCCACCGCATGTTATAATCATCTACGCTTTGAAAGAATGATACAAACGACACCGGTCCGACAAGCACACTCGGCGAACGGTCAACAATGACGACATATCGGCCTTGCAAAATATGAGAAGCAGCAGAGTCAGCTCGCTCTGTCACCAATAGCTGAGGGAACGGAGAAAATGCACTATCCTCGATCAGCTCTATCAGTTCGCCTGTATTGATAATGCAGTCGATATCCAGTCCTTCGATGCGTTGAACAAGCTCCTGTAAAACCTCTGGAGCAGCCACATCCTGTAGATACATAATAGATAGGTTAACCGGGCAACGCGCCCCTGCTTTAACCTGCTTAATTTTAAGTTCACGGTTAGGAATATAACGCCGAATTAGGGCGATATTCTGTGAGCCCGTTTCGACGAATCCCTGATGTGAGCCTAGAATAGACGTTTCGATCGATGGGTCGGCAATCGATCGCTGTGGCCATCCGCTTGTATCAAGGATGTAAGCTTCCGTAGAACCAGAAAGAAACAGCACACTCTTGCCATCAAGGAGTAGCTTTTCAATTTGTTCCATATCGGACTCTGTTTCGATTTTGCCCACGCTAATAGGAAGGGAGCCCTCCGTCATTGACAGTGATTCGATAAGCGGACGAAGGACATCATTATTGATTGAGTTCATATCGATT
The nucleotide sequence above comes from Brevibacillus laterosporus LMG 15441. Encoded proteins:
- a CDS encoding M23 family metallopeptidase, whose translation is MNLKKQAIALVTILSLVVGVSSAYAKTLPTESKTLSRGYSDKHKALDIIPKSGTKAGDKIMAAYDGKVVQAGFHSSKTKGASYGYLVVIDHTVDKKKIQTWYAHLDKEPLVSTNDKLKEGDQIGVMGTTGDSTGVHLHFEVRSGSGFNHSNERLNPSDYFPEYKVKKSLIGDFEEIEDHGELDLSEGTFYSIEEIREMTPEQREELGIPLE
- a CDS encoding PLAT/LH2 domain-containing protein, translated to MASLAAPIEVQEKVAAFPEKIGISYDDGYKNTVIIETDSEADSDTDANISIALYGYKYRTDAIALQGIFEAGDKETFYLFTEKPMDGKGYGLSWEKDEWKPAWKIKSVTINGTYYKIDEWMGLKGSHDSITR
- a CDS encoding Ger(x)C family spore germination protein, with product MMRQILIIVMMLFALSPISGCGYTTIENMTLTLVIGIDLDDDGNLVFGISSPVFSKEAKDKEEEFEVRATTLRHAREGFDKRALGLTTAGKTQIVIIGKKLAKQKDWSILLDPFYRDTKSSATARVVYYDGSIDEIIHYTPKDKPRLPLYLSNLVETGLFRNETTKTTLQEFHRQLKDDGITPSITVIRKEEELALAGTALLDKDSRVKMLVDSDEGKLIYILRKKTRGEFPFSLHLPNAPGQAVDKVDTKRISVNLQSIKTTTQARYERDRFIFDVNVHSTATISERLFPFNVMESPEELEKMIEENLEQKFSKMIRKLQKAKIDPAGFGMYARAYTYPQWRKVKENWLDNFQKSRVNIKVNVKIIGMGSVK
- a CDS encoding GerAB/ArcD/ProY family transporter gives rise to the protein MSGHRKYRISFMQYTLLIHGIQVATSVLSLPRQLAEIASTDGWIALVLSWLVNLILSIIMVAVMAQYPEDTFFQLLERLFGKIISKLLIALITLHFAFSAWSTFVSTLLYIKAWFLPMTPIPFIMLVIVIPAYITARKHILAIARYCEVVFFLTIWMAPVLLIPLREGYFIHLLPVIKEGWEPILQAMPTTTKAYLGFEILFIIYPYLRRKDLAVHGIVLGNTLTMLIYVFSTLVCFIFFSPEEILDYNQPVLNLLKLIEFRFLERFDIIFLAIYLFVISTSLIPFIYCASVSGASLFGTKNHGPYALAICIGTVLIASWLKPSWIESLRWNQWASYLGLIVSYLLPVLLYLYIKVYQKWTPREASR
- a CDS encoding spore germination protein, translated to MPEQYGKVSEQLSDNTQRLKSIFSDAPDLVYRSIESPHADETMLVYFEGLIDMNSINNDVLRPLIESLSMTEGSLPISVGKIETESDMEQIEKLLLDGKSVLFLSGSTEAYILDTSGWPQRSIADPSIETSILGSHQGFVETGSQNIALIRRYIPNRELKIKQVKAGARCPVNLSIMYLQDVAAPEVLQELVQRIEGLDIDCIINTGELIELIEDSAFSPFPQLLVTERADSAASHILQGRYVVIVDRSPSVLVGPVSFVSFFQSVDDYNMRWIYASFIRLLRFFAFFVALFLPAIYISFITFNYEVIPIKLILSVAESRERVPFHPLLEAFIMEVTLEMMREAGIRLPAPIGQTVGLVGGIIIGQTAVQAGIVSNIMVIVVASTAIASFIMPNYDMGTAIRFLRFPMMLTAFLYGFIGIVSGGMLLVSHLTSLTSLGVSYGSPLAPIRFPDLKDTFVRFPLWLMRRRPAGSHPKQLRRQANNKPGGGNSS